In Rhodococcus qingshengii JCM 15477, the sequence TGCTCGGCCATGAAGCAGGGGAGCAGGCCGATGCCGGCACCCGCGCGCGTTGCCTCGATGTGGACGAACACGTTGGTGGACGTGACGGCCTCGCGCATGGAAACCGTGAGCTTGCGGGCCAGATCGAGTTCGTCGACCTGCAGCATCGAGTCGATGAAATACACGAGCGAGTGTTCGGCCAGCTCTTCGGCACTTTCGGGCACTGCATTCTGACGTAGATACTCTCGGGAGGCGTACAAACCCAGCGCGTAGTCGGCCAGATGGACGGCCTCGGCGCGGTGAACTTGAGGTTTGCCGACAACAACCTCGATGTCGAGCCCCGAGCGTATCTGCGACGCCTTTCTGGTCGCGACGACTATCTCCACGCTCACGCGAGGATGGCGTCTGCGAACCGCTGCGCCGGCGGGGGCCGCGATGTATGCGCTGAAGCCGTCGGTGGCCGAGACCCGCACGACGCCGTCGAGTTGCTGCTGACCGGTGGAGTCGAGCGCCAGTTCGTTCACCGCGGCCTCGATGCGCTCGGCCGCGCTGAGAGCTTGTCTGCCCAGGTCGGTCAACTCCCAGCCGCCGGACGAGCGGGCCAGTACACGGCCGCCGAGGTTCTTCTCGAGCGAGGCGATGCGGCGCGAAATGGTGGTGTGGTTGAGGCCCA encodes:
- a CDS encoding LysR family transcriptional regulator — encoded protein: MTLGLSPDDLLVLLAVGRTGRFNTAADDLGLNHTTISRRIASLEKNLGGRVLARSSGGWELTDLGRQALSAAERIEAAVNELALDSTGQQQLDGVVRVSATDGFSAYIAAPAGAAVRRRHPRVSVEIVVATRKASQIRSGLDIEVVVGKPQVHRAEAVHLADYALGLYASREYLRQNAVPESAEELAEHSLVYFIDSMLQVDELDLARKLTVSMREAVTSTNVFVHIEATRAGAGIGLLPCFMAEQHDDLIRVLPAHIEVRLSYWLVARSESLRRPEVAAVVTALRETVDRKRSQLLGSPGANEALSPESNDAGR